The Candidatus Hinthialibacter antarcticus genome has a segment encoding these proteins:
- a CDS encoding 3-isopropylmalate dehydrogenase, with protein sequence MKTYKIGVMGGDGTGPEVIQEGVKILNVLQEKAGFKLEYTDFDFGGDRYIKTGEVLPESACADLAQNDAIYLGAIGHPDVKPGILEKGILLKVRFELDQYINLRPVKLYPGVWTPIKDKGPEEIDFVVIRENSGGIYTGGGGIIKKNTPNEVAIQEMVYTRFEVDRCLKYAFDYTRKRNKNKTLTLCGKTNVLTYVFDLWERAFLEMGEKEYSDLKCDYAHIDATTMWMVKNPEWFDVIVTSNMFGDIITDLGAMVQGGMGVAAGGNINPDEGGCSMFEPIGGSAPKYTGQNVINPIACIAAGQMMLEHLGEDKAAKMLDTAISQFLGSGVLPGLSVSDIKKAGMSTTKIGDAIAQLVQDM encoded by the coding sequence ATGAAGACCTACAAGATCGGCGTTATGGGCGGCGACGGCACAGGGCCGGAAGTCATTCAAGAAGGCGTCAAGATTCTCAATGTGTTGCAAGAAAAAGCAGGTTTTAAACTCGAATACACGGATTTTGATTTCGGCGGCGACCGTTATATTAAAACAGGCGAAGTCTTGCCCGAAAGCGCCTGCGCCGACCTCGCGCAGAATGACGCCATCTATTTAGGCGCCATTGGCCACCCGGACGTCAAACCCGGCATTCTCGAAAAAGGCATCTTATTAAAAGTCCGGTTTGAACTCGACCAATATATCAATTTACGTCCCGTCAAACTTTACCCCGGCGTTTGGACGCCAATTAAAGACAAAGGGCCGGAAGAAATTGATTTCGTCGTCATTCGCGAAAACAGCGGCGGCATCTACACCGGCGGCGGCGGAATCATTAAAAAAAACACGCCGAACGAAGTCGCGATTCAGGAAATGGTCTATACGCGTTTTGAAGTGGACCGCTGCTTGAAATACGCCTTCGATTACACCCGCAAACGCAACAAAAATAAAACTCTCACTCTTTGTGGAAAAACCAACGTATTGACCTACGTCTTTGACCTGTGGGAACGCGCATTTCTCGAAATGGGTGAGAAAGAGTATTCCGATCTTAAATGCGATTACGCTCACATTGACGCCACCACCATGTGGATGGTCAAAAACCCCGAATGGTTTGACGTCATCGTCACCAGTAACATGTTCGGCGACATCATCACCGACCTGGGCGCGATGGTTCAGGGCGGCATGGGCGTTGCGGCGGGCGGAAACATTAATCCCGACGAAGGCGGTTGCTCGATGTTTGAACCGATTGGCGGTTCCGCGCCGAAATATACCGGCCAAAACGTCATCAATCCCATCGCCTGCATCGCGGCGGGCCAGATGATGCTCGAACACTTGGGCGAAGACAAAGCGGCGAAAATGCTCGATACCGCCATCAGCCAGTTTCTGGGCAGCGGCGTTTTGCCGGGCCTGAGCGTCAGCGACATCAAAAAAGCGGGCATGTCAACAACGAAAATCGGCGACGCCATCGCCCAACTCGTTCAAGATATGTAG
- a CDS encoding sodium:proton antiporter, with translation MNRLLPILLICCALFALNSTWSDTMTDSNVLIAQAETNEHSEGEHAEGEQEEVADHAAEGEDHGEGHDGAAGDDHAAVAGAHSDGHGGGHGPNLGSDLPLWTCIPFLGILLSIALFPLFAPHFWHHHFAKISAFWALLLAVPFLFAFQGAAVYEILHIYILDYIPFIILLWALYTISGGILLSGTLVGTPIINTGLLLIGTILASWMGTTGAAMLMIRPFLRANRHRKDRTFMVVFFIFLVANVGGSLTPLGDPPLFLGFLHKVPFFWTFNLAPHMIMVAAILLIMYFFLDSRAYAAEGAHPISETVHPLRLYGAYNFLFLGGVVCAVLMSGLADFGEVTILGIHTTVQSLLRDVILIVMGGCSLYFTPWKLRDDNEFTWFPIKEVAYLFAGIFMTMIPCLLILKAGSEGAAAALVTNVKEPFHFFWITGILSSFLDNAPTYLTFFTTALGRFYPGMPEAQAVPLLIAENEIFLKAISAGAVFFGAVTYIGNAPNFMVRSIAEDAGTPMPSFFGYMFKYAFVYLIPVYILVTFVFFWFV, from the coding sequence ATGAACCGTTTACTGCCGATTTTACTGATTTGCTGCGCGTTGTTTGCCTTGAATTCAACATGGTCAGACACGATGACTGATTCTAATGTACTGATTGCTCAGGCTGAAACCAATGAACATTCAGAAGGTGAACATGCCGAGGGAGAGCAAGAAGAAGTCGCTGACCACGCCGCCGAAGGTGAAGACCACGGCGAAGGCCATGATGGCGCGGCAGGCGACGACCACGCCGCTGTCGCTGGAGCGCACAGCGATGGACATGGCGGCGGACACGGCCCCAATTTAGGTTCTGATCTTCCCTTGTGGACGTGCATCCCGTTCCTCGGCATCTTATTATCAATCGCTTTGTTTCCACTATTCGCTCCTCATTTCTGGCACCATCATTTCGCCAAAATTTCAGCCTTCTGGGCGCTGTTGTTAGCCGTTCCGTTTTTATTCGCGTTTCAAGGCGCAGCAGTGTATGAGATTTTGCACATTTATATTCTGGACTACATCCCGTTCATTATTCTTCTCTGGGCGCTGTACACCATTTCCGGCGGCATTCTGCTGAGCGGAACATTAGTCGGCACACCGATTATTAACACCGGATTATTATTGATCGGCACGATCCTCGCGTCATGGATGGGAACCACTGGCGCAGCGATGTTGATGATTCGCCCGTTCTTGCGCGCCAACCGCCACCGTAAAGACCGTACCTTTATGGTGGTGTTCTTTATCTTCTTAGTCGCCAATGTCGGTGGTTCATTGACGCCGTTGGGTGACCCGCCCTTGTTCCTGGGGTTCTTGCATAAAGTTCCATTTTTCTGGACCTTTAACCTGGCGCCTCACATGATTATGGTCGCGGCGATTTTATTGATTATGTACTTCTTTCTTGATAGCCGCGCCTACGCCGCAGAAGGCGCACACCCGATTTCCGAAACCGTCCATCCGCTTCGCTTGTACGGCGCATACAACTTCTTGTTCCTTGGCGGCGTTGTTTGCGCCGTCTTAATGAGCGGGCTGGCTGATTTTGGCGAAGTCACCATCTTAGGAATCCACACCACCGTTCAAAGTTTACTTCGCGACGTGATTCTGATTGTGATGGGCGGGTGTTCCCTCTACTTCACGCCGTGGAAACTGCGCGACGATAATGAATTCACCTGGTTTCCCATTAAAGAAGTCGCCTACCTATTCGCGGGCATCTTTATGACCATGATCCCTTGCCTGTTGATTCTCAAAGCGGGCAGCGAAGGCGCAGCGGCGGCGTTGGTGACCAATGTGAAAGAGCCGTTCCACTTCTTCTGGATCACCGGCATCCTGTCGAGTTTCTTGGATAACGCTCCGACGTACTTGACCTTCTTCACCACTGCCCTGGGCCGCTTCTATCCGGGTATGCCTGAAGCGCAGGCCGTTCCATTATTGATTGCTGAGAATGAAATTTTCTTGAAAGCGATTTCAGCGGGCGCGGTGTTCTTTGGCGCGGTGACCTACATCGGCAACGCGCCCAACTTCATGGTGCGCTCCATCGCCGAAGACGCTGGCACGCCGATGCCGAGTTTCTTTGGCTATATGTTTAAGTACGCGTTTGTTTACTTAATTCCGGTGTACATACTGGTCACCTTCGTCTTCTTCTGGTTTGTCTAA
- the elbB gene encoding isoprenoid biosynthesis glyoxalase ElbB yields the protein MKRIAVVLSGCGVFDGAEIHESVLTLLYLDKAGAQVQCFAPDKDQAHVINHNTQQPAEGESRNVLVESARIARGDVKPLVELKMENFDAVFFPGGFGAAKNICTYAFDGDDCKNDPAATRVIRDAHSQGKPIGAMCIAPVIVARAFSGTGVTPTLTIGTDAAIAGSLRAMGAVNEPKSVSEITVDEQNKIVSTPAYMLGPSIAHVSEGIEKLINKVLEMA from the coding sequence ATGAAACGCATAGCAGTGGTTCTATCGGGTTGCGGCGTCTTTGACGGAGCGGAAATACACGAGTCCGTCTTGACGCTGTTGTATCTCGATAAAGCCGGGGCGCAGGTTCAGTGCTTCGCCCCGGATAAAGACCAGGCGCACGTCATCAACCACAACACCCAACAACCCGCCGAAGGCGAGTCGCGCAATGTGTTGGTTGAATCAGCCCGCATTGCGCGCGGCGACGTAAAACCCTTGGTTGAACTAAAGATGGAAAATTTCGATGCGGTATTTTTCCCGGGCGGATTCGGCGCAGCGAAAAACATCTGCACCTACGCCTTTGACGGCGACGATTGCAAAAACGATCCCGCCGCAACCCGCGTCATTCGCGACGCCCACTCGCAAGGCAAGCCGATTGGCGCGATGTGCATCGCGCCCGTCATAGTCGCCCGCGCATTCAGCGGAACGGGGGTAACTCCGACTCTCACCATCGGAACAGACGCCGCGATAGCGGGGTCGTTACGCGCAATGGGCGCCGTCAATGAGCCAAAATCCGTCAGCGAAATCACGGTGGATGAACAAAACAAAATCGTCAGTACGCCCGCCTACATGCTGGGACCGTCGATTGCGCATGTATCGGAAGGCATCGAAAAACTGATCAACAAAGTATTGGAGATGGCTTAG
- a CDS encoding DinB family protein: MNANELFIQHSRWRLKDDYWPRIQKCAALLSEDEMWRRPNDASNSVGNILLHLCGNVRQWVVHGLGGETDNRKRQSEFDERSPIPKAELLAKMEQTLNEVDAVLAQLDPNTLTEPRKIQGYDETTLTAVYHIVEHFSYHLGQIAYITKAYQAVDLGFFNIGDDGYSTNS, translated from the coding sequence ATGAACGCAAACGAATTATTTATTCAGCATTCCCGCTGGCGCCTGAAAGACGACTACTGGCCGCGCATCCAAAAATGCGCGGCCTTGCTTTCGGAAGATGAAATGTGGCGCCGCCCCAATGACGCCAGCAACAGCGTCGGTAACATCCTGTTGCATTTATGCGGCAACGTACGCCAGTGGGTCGTACATGGACTCGGCGGCGAGACCGATAATCGAAAACGCCAATCGGAATTCGATGAACGCAGTCCCATCCCCAAAGCAGAGTTACTCGCCAAAATGGAGCAGACCCTCAACGAAGTCGATGCCGTGCTGGCTCAACTTGATCCAAACACCTTAACCGAGCCGCGCAAAATACAAGGCTATGATGAAACCACGCTCACAGCGGTCTATCATATCGTCGAACACTTTTCCTACCACTTAGGGCAGATCGCCTATATCACCAAAGCCTACCAGGCGGTTGATTTGGGATTCTTCAACATTGGGGATGACGGATACTCGACGAATTCTTGA
- a CDS encoding glycosyltransferase family 2 protein, producing MNQPSLDLSVIMPVYNEAESLPSLLEELAVVLEQIECSYEIVLCDDGSQDGTRDMIREWASRDPRIKGVLLRRNFGQTAAITAGVDHASGDVVVLMDADGQNDPHDIPALIEKLNEGYDIVSGWRRSRKDPFFTKVLPSKLANWLIAFATGLKLHDHGCTLKAYRRTILNELSLYGEMHRFITIYGHWVGAKVGEAEVSHHARKHGKSKYSIAKTFKVILDLPVLILLGSYLTRPMHLFGGAGLVSILLGVFCWLLVIYDKLQDVVNNKVHRNPLFLVGILMGLVGIQMLMLGLLAELLTRVYHESQRKKTYAVEEAFNVESSV from the coding sequence ATGAACCAACCTTCGCTTGACCTGTCTGTCATAATGCCCGTCTATAACGAGGCCGAGAGCCTGCCGTCGCTGTTGGAAGAACTCGCGGTCGTATTGGAACAGATTGAATGCTCGTATGAGATCGTGTTATGCGACGACGGCAGCCAGGACGGGACCCGCGACATGATTCGCGAATGGGCCAGCCGCGATCCGCGCATCAAGGGCGTGTTATTACGCCGCAATTTTGGCCAAACCGCCGCCATTACGGCGGGGGTCGATCATGCCAGCGGCGACGTGGTGGTCTTGATGGACGCTGACGGCCAAAACGATCCTCACGATATCCCCGCATTGATAGAAAAACTCAATGAGGGCTATGACATTGTCAGCGGATGGCGCCGCAGCCGCAAAGACCCGTTCTTCACCAAAGTGCTTCCATCCAAATTGGCGAATTGGCTGATTGCCTTCGCCACAGGATTAAAACTGCATGACCACGGCTGCACCCTCAAGGCGTACCGCCGGACGATTTTGAACGAACTATCGCTCTATGGAGAGATGCACCGTTTTATCACCATCTATGGTCATTGGGTGGGCGCCAAAGTGGGTGAGGCCGAGGTTTCGCATCATGCCCGCAAGCATGGGAAGTCAAAATATTCGATCGCGAAAACATTCAAAGTCATACTGGATTTGCCCGTGTTGATTTTGCTGGGCAGTTATCTGACCCGCCCCATGCATTTATTCGGAGGCGCGGGGCTGGTTTCGATTTTACTCGGCGTATTTTGCTGGCTGCTGGTGATATACGACAAACTGCAAGACGTCGTCAACAATAAAGTCCACCGCAACCCACTTTTTTTGGTGGGAATCTTAATGGGGCTGGTTGGAATCCAAATGTTGATGTTGGGCCTGCTCGCTGAACTTCTTACCCGCGTTTATCACGAAAGCCAGCGCAAGAAGACCTACGCCGTTGAAGAAGCGTTTAATGTGGAATCAAGCGTTTAA
- a CDS encoding LysM peptidoglycan-binding domain-containing protein: protein MKFGSFYLLFIRNTLKLIVCILIAASALHSHAIEAIRTADYVNYTQIVFELSRSSYRSQVIPSDVGGAKMLEIKLKDVNAAQFGSNYQLDSKYCPKASFTKAAAGWVQITIPLHEDVDISGIRWHNWSTMLTVSLPLMRPNYDHAPSDEFLRDFRAPKGNQPGGKVVVIDPGHGGFNHGGTGGRYTGATNQRQKEKDVTFDLALRLKALFDKDPQFIAVLTRQGDYLPAPFEFDKDMKTREHLRRASLLHRVKLAKEYHGDIYLSLHLNAPPRVSQQKRSHGFEIYYFGEQHAESLYNNVNKDIEELETLGIDRSNDDNAFLSTVMKDWIPQRSKELAASIAQQMKGLVALRDPYLKSNRFKVISQLNMPSALIEYMFITNPKEHEWVKSSSNRSKLAEATYKGVRDYFFAVDQSVEYSYDDLVKASIEPSAPKKTSAPVYKTTTYRVRSGDTVSTIAKKFGTSASQLRSMNKGVIGSRDRIYAGQKLTVPSSSNTGSSAPSSGAQISYVVKRGDSLDKIANRYNTSITAIRSLNNLRGSLIYPGQTLKIQPGAQRISYAASSPVRYKVRSGDTLYDIAEAHGVSHLSIKRYNNLRSNTIHAGQLITIPK, encoded by the coding sequence GTGAAATTCGGTTCATTCTACCTACTCTTTATAAGAAACACGCTGAAACTCATTGTTTGCATTCTCATTGCTGCCAGTGCGTTGCATTCCCATGCAATTGAAGCAATTCGGACCGCAGACTACGTAAACTATACCCAAATCGTGTTTGAACTGTCCCGCAGTTCCTACCGCAGCCAGGTCATCCCCAGCGATGTCGGCGGCGCCAAAATGCTGGAGATCAAACTCAAAGACGTTAACGCTGCGCAATTTGGCTCAAACTACCAACTTGATAGCAAATATTGCCCCAAGGCGTCCTTTACCAAAGCGGCGGCGGGCTGGGTGCAAATTACCATCCCCCTTCATGAAGACGTCGATATAAGCGGCATCCGTTGGCATAACTGGAGCACGATGTTAACGGTGAGCCTCCCGCTCATGCGCCCCAATTACGACCATGCGCCCTCCGATGAATTTCTACGCGATTTTCGGGCGCCAAAAGGAAACCAACCCGGCGGCAAAGTGGTTGTTATTGATCCAGGCCACGGCGGCTTCAACCACGGCGGCACAGGCGGGCGCTATACCGGCGCAACCAACCAGCGGCAAAAAGAGAAAGACGTAACCTTTGATTTAGCGCTGCGTCTGAAAGCCTTGTTTGATAAAGACCCTCAGTTTATCGCCGTCTTAACGCGCCAGGGCGACTATCTGCCAGCGCCGTTTGAATTTGACAAAGACATGAAAACGCGCGAACACTTACGCCGCGCGTCTCTCTTGCACCGGGTCAAACTGGCGAAAGAATATCACGGCGATATCTACCTCTCGCTTCACCTGAATGCGCCGCCCCGCGTCAGCCAACAGAAGCGATCGCATGGATTCGAGATTTATTATTTTGGCGAACAACACGCCGAATCGCTCTACAACAATGTCAACAAAGATATTGAAGAATTAGAAACGCTTGGCATCGACCGCAGCAACGACGACAACGCGTTTCTCTCGACCGTGATGAAAGATTGGATTCCACAGCGCAGCAAAGAACTGGCAGCGTCAATCGCCCAACAAATGAAAGGCTTGGTGGCGCTGCGCGACCCGTATTTGAAATCAAACCGTTTCAAAGTCATTTCTCAACTCAACATGCCCTCGGCGTTGATCGAGTATATGTTTATCACCAACCCCAAAGAGCATGAATGGGTGAAATCATCAAGCAACCGCTCTAAATTGGCCGAGGCCACCTACAAAGGCGTTCGCGACTACTTCTTCGCCGTAGACCAATCCGTCGAATATAGTTATGACGATCTAGTCAAAGCCAGCATCGAACCAAGCGCCCCCAAAAAAACGTCCGCCCCGGTCTATAAAACAACAACGTATCGCGTACGTTCCGGCGACACGGTATCAACCATTGCCAAGAAGTTTGGAACGAGCGCCTCACAGCTCCGTTCAATGAACAAAGGCGTCATTGGCAGCCGCGACCGTATTTATGCGGGCCAGAAACTTACCGTTCCCTCTTCATCGAACACCGGCTCCAGTGCGCCCTCGTCCGGCGCTCAGATTAGTTATGTAGTCAAGCGCGGCGACTCGCTCGATAAAATAGCCAACCGCTATAACACATCTATTACAGCGATCCGAAGTTTGAATAACCTTCGCGGGTCATTGATTTATCCCGGTCAAACATTGAAAATCCAACCAGGCGCACAGCGCATCAGTTATGCGGCTTCAAGCCCGGTACGTTACAAGGTTCGCTCAGGAGACACCTTGTATGACATTGCCGAAGCGCACGGCGTCTCGCATCTATCCATCAAGAGATACAACAACCTGAGAAGCAACACCATTCACGCAGGCCAATTGATTACCATCCCCAAATAA
- a CDS encoding radical SAM protein, whose translation MYITKPKLRYLLFYVTSRCNLRCKHCFYLDELNKHDEMSLEEIEKVAKSLYPLNFVRMTGGEPFLRKDLPEVVHAFYEQAGVRRMGLISNGTRPEWAEKAVRRTFELNPDVTLDVGISVDGLEPDHDEIRGLKGSYANAKQTAETLVRLRDEFPNLLTSLVMTVTSKNENSLDEFYDEVSSWGVDRLSVNHVRGKVHETSLLEVSFERYQEFAQRCENYHLEHDRSWKASVQRAKNRVAQNAIAEVVGGDNSRVSCLAGSAIGVLYSDGEVNVCEMLEGELEAVEGIPTPNSALGNIRDVDHDFYRIWHSENAERCRQWIKATNCSCSHECFLTASILFNPKNYPRLAGEWLKLAVSK comes from the coding sequence ATGTATATTACGAAACCAAAACTTCGCTACTTACTGTTTTATGTAACCTCGCGCTGCAACTTGCGCTGCAAACACTGTTTTTACCTGGACGAATTGAACAAGCACGACGAAATGTCGTTGGAAGAGATCGAAAAGGTCGCCAAAAGCCTTTATCCGCTCAATTTTGTCCGCATGACTGGCGGGGAGCCGTTTCTGCGAAAAGACCTGCCGGAAGTCGTCCATGCGTTTTATGAACAGGCAGGCGTACGCCGCATGGGGTTAATCAGCAATGGAACACGCCCTGAGTGGGCGGAAAAGGCCGTACGGCGCACGTTTGAACTTAACCCCGACGTCACCCTCGATGTTGGCATCTCCGTCGACGGACTCGAACCAGACCACGATGAAATTCGCGGATTGAAAGGCTCTTACGCAAACGCCAAGCAAACCGCAGAAACCTTAGTCCGGCTGCGCGATGAATTTCCCAATTTGCTTACGTCCCTGGTGATGACGGTCACTTCGAAAAACGAAAACTCGCTGGACGAATTTTATGATGAGGTTTCGTCTTGGGGCGTGGACCGCCTTTCGGTCAATCACGTGCGGGGAAAGGTGCATGAAACCTCGCTGCTTGAAGTCTCATTTGAGCGCTATCAAGAATTCGCCCAGCGCTGTGAAAACTACCACCTTGAACATGACCGCAGCTGGAAAGCCAGCGTACAACGCGCCAAAAACCGCGTGGCGCAAAACGCCATCGCTGAAGTGGTCGGCGGAGATAACTCACGCGTCTCGTGTTTGGCGGGTTCAGCCATCGGGGTTTTGTATTCCGACGGCGAAGTCAACGTCTGTGAGATGTTAGAGGGCGAATTGGAAGCAGTCGAAGGCATCCCTACCCCGAATTCCGCATTGGGCAACATTCGCGACGTTGACCATGATTTCTACCGAATCTGGCATTCAGAAAACGCCGAACGCTGCCGCCAGTGGATCAAAGCAACCAATTGCTCATGCAGCCATGAGTGCTTTTTGACCGCCAGCATTCTATTCAACCCAAAAAACTACCCCCGCCTCGCCGGAGAATGGCTCAAACTAGCCGTTTCTAAGTAA
- a CDS encoding VOC family protein, whose protein sequence is MKPKLTHIGLCVENIETSAAFYKRYVDLDVISQRQENEMRVAWLGNPAVNSTFIIVLLEMEHQQSESPSFHHLGLQVESKEEVDAIAQTAKQDGILIEDPADHGPVAGYLCIVRDPDGNGVEFSYGQEVFKALSSSGAPSSSQT, encoded by the coding sequence GTGAAACCCAAACTCACCCATATTGGACTCTGCGTTGAAAACATTGAAACCTCGGCGGCGTTTTATAAACGCTACGTCGATTTAGACGTTATTTCTCAACGGCAAGAAAACGAAATGCGGGTCGCCTGGCTGGGTAACCCCGCAGTCAATTCTACGTTTATTATTGTGTTGCTCGAGATGGAGCACCAGCAATCTGAATCGCCGAGCTTTCACCACTTGGGCTTGCAGGTTGAAAGCAAAGAAGAAGTTGACGCCATCGCGCAAACGGCCAAACAAGACGGCATCCTGATCGAAGACCCCGCCGACCACGGCCCCGTAGCAGGGTATCTGTGCATCGTTCGCGACCCGGACGGCAACGGCGTTGAATTTTCTTATGGGCAGGAAGTGTTTAAGGCGCTCAGTTCTTCCGGTGCGCCGTCATCAAGCCAAACCTAG
- a CDS encoding flavodoxin-dependent (E)-4-hydroxy-3-methylbut-2-enyl-diphosphate synthase: MSLYSVNLKVAAEDERANQMRNEVSPTLCDGYESLPDPMALPINELRVLSFQDVLKLMETVGDISAKRILLDLRGFTERELPRLLVYLSPVLYRWTGEDLVVILPDQVDAKDYLPSFADLLRSLELRSRGIRIISCPTCARCRTDFPEMVRSIEGRLEQMEAPLDVAVMGCEVNGPGEAKAADIGIAFGDQKGMLFKKGEKVRVVSIEEAADVLLKEIDILKAEMEAEKATAS, translated from the coding sequence ATGTCGCTGTATTCTGTAAATCTGAAAGTTGCTGCGGAAGACGAACGCGCCAACCAAATGCGCAATGAGGTGTCGCCGACGCTGTGCGACGGCTATGAATCATTGCCGGACCCCATGGCGCTGCCCATCAACGAGCTGCGCGTTTTATCATTCCAAGACGTATTAAAACTGATGGAAACGGTAGGCGACATTTCCGCCAAGCGCATCCTGCTTGACCTGCGTGGATTCACCGAACGCGAGTTACCGCGTTTGTTGGTGTATCTTTCCCCGGTGCTTTACCGCTGGACGGGAGAAGACCTAGTGGTGATTTTGCCTGACCAGGTAGACGCCAAAGATTACTTGCCATCGTTCGCCGATTTACTGCGTTCGCTGGAACTGCGTTCACGCGGCATTCGCATCATCTCCTGCCCGACCTGTGCGCGATGTCGCACTGATTTTCCTGAAATGGTTCGTTCGATTGAAGGCCGCTTAGAGCAAATGGAAGCGCCGCTCGATGTCGCCGTGATGGGCTGCGAGGTCAACGGCCCCGGTGAAGCCAAGGCGGCTGACATCGGCATCGCCTTCGGCGACCAGAAGGGAATGCTCTTCAAAAAAGGCGAGAAAGTCCGCGTGGTCTCCATCGAAGAAGCCGCCGACGTGTTGCTCAAAGAAATTGATATTCTGAAAGCAGAAATGGAAGCCGAAAAAGCGACTGCTTCTTAG
- a CDS encoding radical SAM protein, with protein sequence MKRILLFNPPSGLYRRDNRCQNKVEDQTVNVVFPPMELLYNASILENAGCEVRVRDYPAMNADFHHLENDVREFQPDYAIFTATIATLDNDLQAARLIKELCPNAVTAAKGEPLHYMDEEIIKRNPELDAVLRGEVEAYIERFVDGSDWASLPGLTFLRDGEVVRTSSENAVLNLDELPFPARHLTDVTLYRSPESRNQLTTVVTSLGCPFKCIFCSVPAMTGTNVRYRTPESVVAELEHCMSEHGIHEFLFHADTFTLNKNWVIRLCQLIVQKKLDIRWGCNSRVDTLDEERLIWMKRAGCWVIGFGVETGNDEHLKSIKKSATGAQAREAVALCRKLNVRSHAFLTFGYPWDTDETIRELIQFASELDPDFFDFNMVFPLPGTELDKIVGEKNLVIRERLSNGGYAVGAVSTESLSPDQLERWRRKALWTMYLRPHYIIRTLRNAGSPGKALNYLSAAMQRARNLLSLTWRSGSKSETKSNVEPASKAA encoded by the coding sequence ATGAAGCGTATTTTATTATTCAATCCGCCGTCGGGGCTGTACCGGCGCGATAATCGCTGCCAAAACAAGGTGGAAGATCAGACGGTCAACGTGGTCTTCCCCCCGATGGAATTGCTGTATAACGCTTCAATTTTAGAAAACGCGGGCTGCGAAGTTCGCGTACGCGACTACCCCGCTATGAACGCGGACTTTCATCATCTCGAAAATGATGTCCGCGAATTTCAGCCCGACTATGCGATATTCACCGCGACAATCGCTACTCTCGACAATGACCTGCAAGCCGCGCGTTTAATCAAAGAACTGTGTCCGAACGCCGTCACCGCCGCCAAGGGCGAACCGCTGCATTACATGGATGAAGAGATCATCAAGCGCAACCCCGAACTCGATGCGGTTCTACGCGGCGAGGTCGAGGCGTATATCGAGCGCTTTGTCGATGGAAGCGATTGGGCGTCATTGCCTGGATTGACCTTCTTGCGCGACGGCGAGGTTGTCCGTACCTCATCAGAAAACGCCGTCTTGAATTTAGACGAACTTCCGTTTCCCGCGCGCCATCTGACGGACGTGACTTTGTATCGCAGCCCGGAATCCAGAAACCAACTGACGACGGTCGTTACCTCGTTGGGCTGCCCGTTCAAGTGTATTTTCTGCTCGGTTCCCGCCATGACCGGGACAAACGTCCGCTACCGAACGCCGGAGAGCGTGGTCGCGGAGTTAGAGCATTGTATGAGCGAGCACGGCATTCACGAATTTCTCTTTCACGCCGACACCTTTACGCTCAACAAAAATTGGGTGATCCGCTTGTGCCAATTGATTGTCCAGAAAAAATTGGATATCCGTTGGGGATGCAACAGCCGCGTTGATACCCTCGACGAAGAGCGCCTTATCTGGATGAAACGCGCTGGCTGTTGGGTGATTGGCTTCGGCGTCGAAACCGGCAATGACGAGCATCTCAAGTCGATCAAAAAAAGCGCGACTGGCGCCCAGGCCCGTGAAGCAGTGGCCCTGTGCCGAAAATTGAATGTGCGCTCTCATGCGTTTTTGACGTTCGGCTATCCGTGGGACACCGACGAGACCATTCGCGAACTCATTCAGTTCGCCTCAGAACTCGACCCGGACTTCTTTGATTTTAATATGGTGTTCCCGCTTCCAGGGACGGAACTCGATAAGATCGTCGGCGAGAAGAATCTGGTGATCCGTGAGCGCCTCAGCAACGGCGGGTATGCGGTGGGTGCGGTATCGACCGAATCGCTCTCGCCCGACCAGTTAGAGCGCTGGCGCCGTAAAGCGCTCTGGACGATGTACCTGAGACCGCACTATATTATACGTACGCTTCGCAACGCTGGTTCGCCCGGCAAAGCGTTGAATTACCTGAGCGCCGCCATGCAACGTGCGCGAAATCTGCTAAGTCTTACTTGGCGCTCGGGTTCAAAATCTGAAACCAAATCAAATGTTGAGCCAGCGTCGAAAGCGGCTTAA